From one Agathobaculum sp. NTUH-O15-33 genomic stretch:
- a CDS encoding stalk domain-containing protein, whose amino-acid sequence MKKRLMALLLMFSFFTVGAYAANQYQKTIDVSYDVNLSINGQSPKLTDVNGNTVLPFTYQGTTYVPIRAVGDQMGANISYDSSTKTAKISSQSSASSDVMDDIYNRNMYTLKLLDSCVDLNTHIYTDTLLLDTLLLNSSVTQTNIDSSTKNYTLLSQIKTELAKQVYNSSDKTSYYYEDLEVIMYALESNFNTYGSALSAFTSYHTTNDISYAYDFLDALTAVRSAYYDITHSIDNVHSEFWS is encoded by the coding sequence ATGAAAAAAAGATTAATGGCGTTACTCTTGATGTTCTCCTTTTTCACAGTTGGAGCTTATGCGGCAAATCAGTACCAAAAAACCATTGATGTTTCGTATGATGTCAACTTGAGCATTAACGGGCAATCCCCTAAACTTACCGATGTGAATGGCAATACAGTTCTCCCCTTTACGTATCAGGGCACCACCTACGTTCCCATACGTGCGGTAGGCGATCAAATGGGGGCGAACATATCTTACGATTCCAGCACCAAAACCGCGAAAATCTCTTCGCAGTCTTCCGCTTCTTCTGATGTTATGGACGACATTTACAACCGGAACATGTACACGCTCAAATTGTTGGATTCCTGCGTAGACCTTAACACTCATATTTACACGGATACGCTTCTGTTGGACACGCTTTTGTTGAATTCTTCCGTTACCCAAACAAATATTGATTCAAGCACTAAAAATTACACTTTGCTTTCCCAAATCAAAACAGAGTTAGCAAAGCAGGTTTATAATTCGTCCGATAAAACATCTTATTATTACGAAGATCTGGAAGTTATAATGTATGCGCTTGAAAGCAACTTTAACACTTACGGAAGCGCTCTTTCTGCGTTTACGTCATACCATACGACCAATGATATTTCTTATGCGTATGATTTTCTCGATGCCCTAACAGCTGTAAGATCTGCTTATTATGATATTACACATTCAATCGACAACGTGCACAGCGAGTTCTGGTCATAA
- a CDS encoding ImmA/IrrE family metallo-endopeptidase, with the protein MKYRIYQESRNAAWDLLIKEQVRTLPVQVGAICRHMGFAVFSYAVGKNLIAYYGLANHARRTDGFTVRAGDDITIFYDQTKPDGRNRFTIAHELGHIVLGHLGNRQVTAINREQAPGDDPRETAANIFAARLLAPSCVLWGMHVQTAEEIANVCHISHHAAEIRAKRMQLLYAREHQFLQTRGKSCFLQHPKERRVYEQFRAYIEHYKSG; encoded by the coding sequence ATGAAATATAGGATATATCAGGAGAGCCGCAACGCGGCATGGGATTTGCTGATAAAAGAGCAGGTTCGCACCCTGCCGGTACAGGTAGGGGCGATTTGCCGCCATATGGGGTTTGCGGTATTTTCGTATGCGGTTGGAAAAAATTTAATCGCGTATTATGGATTAGCGAACCACGCGCGGCGAACGGATGGCTTTACCGTGCGTGCGGGCGACGATATCACAATATTTTACGACCAAACGAAACCGGACGGGCGAAACCGCTTCACGATCGCGCACGAGCTGGGGCACATCGTACTAGGGCATTTAGGCAACCGGCAAGTAACCGCGATAAACCGGGAGCAAGCGCCGGGCGACGACCCACGCGAAACGGCGGCAAATATATTTGCCGCGCGGCTATTGGCCCCATCGTGCGTTTTATGGGGCATGCATGTGCAAACGGCGGAAGAAATCGCAAATGTTTGCCATATTTCGCACCATGCAGCAGAAATACGGGCAAAGCGGATGCAGCTTCTATATGCACGGGAGCACCAATTTTTACAGACGCGGGGGAAAAGCTGCTTTTTGCAACACCCCAAAGAACGCCGGGTTTACGAACAATTCCGCGCGTACATAGAGCATTACAAATCGGGTTGA
- a CDS encoding helix-turn-helix domain-containing protein, producing MNERIKLIRKAHKMTQTDFGAQIGVKGNTITNYESGLRTPSDAVIVSICREFNVNEEWLRTGNGEMFVQTDDTLIDELAHEYALDDLDKKILAGYLALPAQSKKVFKEFLLNFAQNIGDSQPIPLRAVSRRGGEAVADLSKEEAAAAHLERERLLKSDIDQPDL from the coding sequence TTGAACGAGCGAATAAAGCTTATCCGCAAAGCACATAAGATGACTCAAACTGATTTCGGGGCACAAATTGGCGTAAAAGGAAATACCATAACGAATTATGAATCCGGATTAAGAACACCATCCGATGCGGTAATAGTGTCAATCTGCCGTGAGTTTAACGTCAATGAAGAATGGCTTCGCACCGGCAATGGTGAAATGTTCGTGCAAACGGATGATACATTGATTGATGAATTGGCGCATGAGTACGCACTTGATGATCTGGACAAAAAAATACTGGCCGGGTATCTTGCATTACCCGCCCAGTCCAAAAAAGTTTTTAAAGAGTTTTTGCTGAATTTTGCGCAGAACATAGGCGATTCCCAGCCCATACCGCTTCGCGCCGTGTCGCGCCGGGGTGGTGAGGCTGTCGCTGATCTGTCCAAAGAAGAAGCAGCCGCCGCGCACCTTGAGCGCGAACGCCTGCTAAAATCCGATATCGATCAACCCGATTTGTAA
- a CDS encoding AbiH family protein, whose translation MSEQNILIIGNGFDLALGLPTRYVDFITFMKYLPKYSSTHNSSKINTSSFSKLYISKDKSMEEDPAKSKRTVRDFFNYCFPKEGAQPYYNAHKKLDSLRNNNALLQYFFEAPYAKEGWIDFEAEIESLIGLMFEYFQDASPFNLSRLGDIDGKFARLNCILNGRESLSQTAFFDVLKDDLNGLIIALDYYLTYFVSNLPIRKKMKCLYDLEISNILSFNYTTTYSETGIHLSSKCIHHIHGHHSVFQSEKPSHNIVLGIRDAFTNREDVYDIIYFKKHFQRIQQRTGNTYKKWFRAANLYNDPSPAKSLNFYIIGHSLDTTDQDILRECICNKATNSVKIYYYSQSDYEQKVINLLKVLSRDTFEELYYNETITFHELEMISGF comes from the coding sequence ATGAGTGAGCAGAATATTCTAATTATAGGAAACGGATTTGATCTTGCTCTTGGTCTACCCACTCGATATGTCGATTTCATTACTTTTATGAAATACCTTCCCAAATACTCCAGTACTCACAATTCCTCAAAAATAAACACTTCTTCCTTTTCCAAATTATATATCAGTAAAGATAAAAGCATGGAAGAAGACCCTGCTAAGTCCAAGCGAACTGTACGGGATTTTTTTAATTATTGCTTTCCTAAAGAAGGTGCGCAACCATATTATAATGCTCACAAAAAATTAGATTCTCTTAGGAATAACAATGCTCTTCTACAATACTTTTTTGAAGCGCCATACGCTAAAGAGGGCTGGATTGATTTTGAAGCAGAAATCGAATCGCTTATCGGATTAATGTTTGAATACTTCCAAGACGCTTCTCCGTTTAATTTGAGCCGTTTAGGCGATATTGATGGTAAGTTTGCGAGATTAAATTGTATTTTAAACGGTAGAGAATCTCTTTCACAAACTGCGTTTTTTGACGTCTTAAAAGATGACCTTAATGGTCTTATTATCGCTTTGGATTATTATCTCACTTATTTCGTTTCCAACCTCCCCATAAGAAAGAAAATGAAATGCCTTTATGATCTTGAAATCTCAAATATACTCTCTTTTAATTACACCACTACATACTCTGAAACAGGAATTCATCTGTCTTCTAAATGTATTCATCATATTCATGGACATCACTCAGTTTTTCAATCTGAGAAGCCCAGTCATAATATAGTGCTCGGTATTCGAGATGCATTTACTAATCGAGAAGATGTCTACGATATCATTTATTTTAAAAAGCATTTTCAGCGCATTCAACAACGCACCGGTAATACATATAAAAAATGGTTTCGTGCAGCAAATCTATACAACGATCCATCACCAGCAAAATCACTCAATTTCTATATTATTGGGCATTCCCTTGATACAACAGACCAAGACATTTTGCGCGAATGTATATGCAATAAAGCAACCAACAGCGTAAAAATTTACTACTATTCGCAATCCGATTATGAGCAAAAAGTAATCAATCTTTTAAAAGTTCTTTCCCGTGACACATTTGAAGAACTATATTATAACGAAACCATTACGTTTCATGAATTAGAAATGATTTCAGGTTTCTAA
- a CDS encoding rolling circle replication-associated protein encodes MSKIMKEQACGILYEASAYTHTIMPNDPPKVREKKQQAITAAKREINKRQAELTMMRYICLNYRAGRDWFLGVDIAGPPPTRDEVKQHLSKFLRDMRREYKRHGKELKYIWVIEEHDREGIGVRMHAHLIINALGYDADGRPLDHAAFAKCWTAGDYTARRLDGADDVFRDTCEYMLKTYKDKPHGARCWSHSKNLIKPDKPVREWVPDTARLEVPPGVKLIRRFGDENQFGGYEYMIGRIVDIKAFRRYCNKRDRMRNKRRNR; translated from the coding sequence ATGTCTAAAATTATGAAGGAACAGGCGTGCGGGATACTGTACGAAGCGAGCGCCTACACGCATACGATCATGCCGAACGACCCGCCAAAAGTGCGGGAGAAGAAACAGCAGGCGATCACCGCCGCAAAACGCGAGATCAACAAGCGGCAGGCGGAATTAACCATGATGCGGTACATCTGCCTAAACTATCGTGCCGGGCGGGACTGGTTTTTAGGGGTGGACATTGCTGGCCCGCCGCCCACGAGGGACGAAGTTAAGCAACATTTATCAAAATTTCTGCGCGATATGCGCAGGGAATACAAGCGGCATGGAAAAGAACTGAAATACATATGGGTGATCGAAGAACATGACCGCGAGGGCATAGGCGTGCGAATGCATGCGCATTTAATTATTAACGCGCTGGGATACGACGCGGACGGACGGCCGCTTGATCACGCCGCTTTCGCGAAATGCTGGACGGCGGGAGATTATACAGCGCGTCGGCTGGACGGGGCGGACGATGTGTTTCGCGATACATGCGAGTACATGTTAAAAACTTATAAGGACAAGCCCCACGGCGCGCGCTGCTGGTCACATTCCAAGAATTTGATCAAACCGGATAAGCCGGTACGCGAATGGGTGCCGGATACGGCGCGGCTTGAGGTACCGCCCGGCGTGAAGCTGATACGCAGGTTTGGCGACGAAAACCAATTTGGCGGATATGAGTACATGATCGGGCGCATTGTTGATATAAAAGCCTTTCGGCGGTATTGCAATAAGCGCGACCGGATGCGAAACAAGCGTCGCAACAGGTGA
- a CDS encoding recombinase family protein: MEKIYGYARVSTREQNLDRQILALRQYVKDDRDIITDKESGKNFDRPGYRSLRDTLLRAGDTLIVKSLDRLGRNKEQMKNEVQWFNTHDIRLKVIDLPTTMTDLPDDQKWIIEMANNIMIEVLSSIAEQERETIRQRQAEGIEAARQKGKHLGRNPAQYPERWAEVYSAWNAGGITATQAMKTLGLKRTTFYKLAKCMAKKD; the protein is encoded by the coding sequence ATGGAAAAGATTTACGGATATGCGCGCGTCAGCACGCGGGAACAGAACCTTGACCGGCAAATTTTGGCGCTGCGGCAATATGTGAAGGACGATCGCGACATCATTACGGACAAAGAAAGCGGCAAGAACTTTGACCGGCCGGGGTATCGGTCGTTACGCGATACACTGTTACGGGCGGGCGATACGCTCATTGTTAAATCACTCGACCGACTTGGCCGTAACAAAGAGCAAATGAAAAATGAAGTACAATGGTTTAATACGCATGACATCCGCCTAAAGGTGATCGATCTTCCCACGACCATGACCGACCTTCCCGACGATCAAAAATGGATTATCGAAATGGCGAACAATATTATGATCGAAGTACTGTCCAGCATTGCAGAACAGGAGCGCGAAACGATTCGGCAGCGTCAGGCCGAGGGGATAGAAGCCGCGCGCCAGAAAGGCAAACACTTGGGGAGAAACCCTGCGCAATACCCGGAACGATGGGCCGAGGTTTACAGCGCGTGGAATGCGGGCGGAATCACGGCAACGCAGGCCATGAAAACACTTGGGTTAAAACGAACGACGTTTTATAAGCTGGCGAAATGTATGGCGAAAAAAGATTAA
- a CDS encoding helix-turn-helix domain-containing protein — MAKKAQHSDEEKQRALAMLAANVGVSEVAARLGIPKQTISRWKTEGQNDEAFAAQQRKNKARLVDASWEAIHDAAEITVRRLKAARTDESAFMTLLDQIEEDEEISETKRAELYRKFKKLSVADLSDLSKVISVLYDKQALAADEATAIMGGEGKLEVCLKVVEG, encoded by the coding sequence GTGGCAAAAAAGGCACAGCATAGCGACGAAGAAAAACAGCGTGCGCTTGCCATGCTCGCCGCGAACGTGGGCGTAAGCGAAGTGGCGGCAAGGCTGGGTATTCCCAAACAAACAATTTCCCGGTGGAAGACCGAGGGGCAAAACGATGAAGCGTTTGCAGCACAGCAGCGCAAGAACAAGGCGCGGCTGGTTGACGCTTCGTGGGAAGCCATTCACGACGCGGCGGAAATTACCGTTCGGAGGCTGAAAGCGGCGCGCACGGATGAAAGCGCATTTATGACGCTGCTTGACCAGATCGAAGAAGACGAAGAAATAAGCGAAACCAAACGGGCCGAGTTGTACCGTAAATTCAAAAAGCTTTCCGTGGCCGATCTATCCGACCTTTCCAAGGTGATTTCGGTACTATACGACAAGCAGGCACTGGCGGCGGATGAAGCAACCGCGATCATGGGCGGCGAAGGAAAACTGGAAGTCTGTTTGAAGGTTGTGGAAGGGTAA
- a CDS encoding phage terminase large subunit: MQRINFEISPKQRLFIEAGADEIMFGGAAGGGKTFVQIIDALLKALQYPGSRQLLLRNAFPELKRTVIPLALALYPQELARYNKSDHIWTFVNGSTIEFNFVTSAQDAMKFKSAEFDIIRFDELTHFDFDSYIYMMSRLRGANNYPKQLKSSTNPGGKGHYWVKARFIDVGAPLVEYPAYNDDGEHVSNVLFIPAKIDDNVFIMRTDPDYKNKRMKALSKDDRRALGEGDWDVWQGQYFGEFRREIHVLEPFVIPGQWRRYRALDYGLDMLACYWVAVDFLGRAYVYRELYESDLIIPQAAARILELTEDGEEIEDTFAPKDLWSRTKDTGVSIAEQFENCGVRFTKVSNPRVAGWYALKTWLKPTIDEFGKPAAKLRIFSTCANLIRTLPALTHDEKHVNDVATEPHELTHAPDAIRYFIDGQPEPAYIPPPYESDDESGVNFWEYGG, translated from the coding sequence ATGCAGCGAATCAATTTTGAAATATCGCCAAAGCAACGGCTTTTTATTGAAGCGGGCGCGGATGAAATCATGTTTGGCGGCGCGGCGGGCGGCGGAAAAACCTTCGTGCAGATCATCGACGCACTTTTGAAGGCGCTGCAATATCCGGGAAGCCGTCAACTACTGTTACGTAACGCATTCCCGGAACTGAAACGAACGGTCATTCCGCTTGCGCTGGCACTATATCCGCAAGAACTGGCGCGGTATAACAAGTCAGATCACATCTGGACATTTGTCAACGGTTCCACGATCGAGTTTAACTTTGTGACCAGCGCACAGGACGCAATGAAATTTAAGTCTGCGGAATTTGATATTATCCGGTTCGACGAACTGACACACTTTGATTTTGACAGCTATATTTACATGATGTCGCGTTTGCGCGGTGCGAACAATTACCCGAAGCAGCTTAAAAGCAGCACCAATCCGGGCGGCAAGGGGCATTACTGGGTAAAGGCCCGCTTTATCGATGTGGGCGCGCCGCTGGTGGAATACCCGGCATACAACGACGACGGCGAACATGTTTCAAACGTGCTGTTTATTCCCGCCAAGATCGACGACAACGTTTTTATCATGCGCACTGACCCGGACTATAAAAACAAGCGCATGAAGGCGCTTTCCAAGGATGACCGGCGCGCGCTGGGCGAGGGCGATTGGGACGTTTGGCAGGGGCAGTATTTCGGCGAGTTCCGGCGTGAAATTCACGTGTTAGAACCGTTTGTCATTCCGGGTCAGTGGCGGCGATACCGTGCGCTGGACTATGGCCTTGATATGCTGGCGTGCTACTGGGTTGCGGTTGACTTTTTGGGGAGGGCCTATGTATACCGCGAACTGTACGAAAGCGATTTAATCATTCCACAAGCAGCGGCGCGTATATTGGAGCTGACCGAGGACGGCGAAGAAATAGAAGACACGTTCGCCCCGAAAGACCTATGGAGCCGAACAAAGGACACGGGCGTTAGCATAGCCGAACAATTTGAAAACTGCGGCGTGAGGTTTACGAAGGTATCCAATCCGCGTGTGGCTGGGTGGTACGCGCTGAAAACGTGGTTAAAGCCGACGATAGATGAATTCGGAAAACCGGCCGCGAAGCTGCGCATTTTTTCCACCTGCGCCAACCTGATACGAACGCTTCCGGCGCTGACACACGATGAAAAGCATGTAAACGATGTGGCGACAGAGCCGCACGAACTGACGCACGCGCCCGACGCAATCCGGTACTTTATCGACGGACAGCCAGAACCGGCTTACATTCCGCCGCCGTACGAATCGGACGACGAAAGCGGCGTAAACTTTTGGGAGTATGGAGGTTGA
- a CDS encoding FN3 associated domain-containing protein produces the protein MPTINLHVKYAPALEGVFSKGSFVKGNTNNHVDFTGAKTVKISTLQTTEINDYKRSGTNRYGTPEEIGEDVQELTMTQDKSFTGTVDKGNASDQVIKNKAALWLREEIRVKATPKADKYALGQYVRYAHIATVSEKPTKTNIIEEIANATEYLDDHLVPESDRVLYVTAEMYKLIRLAPEFLGVDKLGEASLTKGTVGELGQGMKVIKVPSSYLPANCYFLVTHKESVIYPYKLNESKVHTDPPGLSGALVEGRQYYDAFVMAAKCDGVYALVKESEKLAAPTLACETPGTTPVTITCEGASEIRYTLDGSDPRFSDKAVSAATIPADKVGADGKLTVRAVAYADNKFTSDIAEQTFTKA, from the coding sequence ATGCCAACTATTAACCTACATGTGAAGTATGCACCGGCGCTGGAAGGCGTGTTCTCTAAGGGCAGTTTTGTAAAGGGGAACACGAATAACCACGTGGATTTTACGGGCGCGAAAACCGTGAAGATATCCACCCTTCAGACGACAGAAATCAACGACTATAAGCGAAGCGGTACGAACCGATATGGTACGCCCGAAGAGATTGGCGAGGACGTACAGGAATTGACCATGACGCAGGATAAGTCTTTCACCGGCACGGTGGATAAAGGCAATGCATCCGATCAGGTGATAAAGAATAAGGCCGCGCTGTGGCTGCGCGAGGAAATTCGCGTCAAGGCAACACCCAAGGCGGACAAGTACGCTTTGGGTCAGTACGTCAGATATGCGCATATCGCGACGGTCTCGGAAAAGCCGACCAAGACCAACATCATTGAAGAGATCGCTAACGCAACGGAATATTTGGACGACCACCTTGTACCGGAAAGCGATCGCGTGCTTTATGTCACGGCTGAAATGTACAAGCTGATTCGATTGGCACCGGAATTCCTCGGTGTGGACAAGCTGGGAGAAGCGAGTCTTACCAAGGGCACGGTTGGCGAGTTGGGGCAGGGCATGAAGGTGATCAAGGTGCCTAGTTCCTACTTGCCTGCAAACTGCTATTTCCTTGTCACGCACAAGGAAAGCGTTATCTACCCGTACAAGCTGAACGAAAGCAAGGTACATACCGACCCGCCCGGCCTGTCCGGCGCTTTGGTCGAGGGGCGACAGTATTACGATGCGTTTGTCATGGCGGCCAAATGCGACGGCGTTTATGCGCTGGTCAAGGAATCGGAAAAGCTCGCCGCGCCGACGCTGGCGTGCGAAACGCCCGGCACGACACCGGTAACGATCACCTGCGAAGGTGCAAGCGAAATCCGGTACACGCTGGACGGAAGCGACCCGCGTTTCTCTGATAAGGCGGTTTCGGCGGCGACCATTCCGGCCGACAAGGTAGGCGCAGACGGAAAGCTCACGGTGCGCGCGGTGGCGTACGCGGATAATAAATTTACTTCGGATATCGCAGAACAGACCTTTACCAAGGCGTAA